In Luteibacter mycovicinus, a genomic segment contains:
- a CDS encoding acylphosphatase translates to MKAARFIVRGKVQGVFYRASARERAVALKLTGHARNLPDGSVEVVAYGDAAAIDQLEVWLRDGPEHARVDEMYREDIGAHDAPVDFLIR, encoded by the coding sequence ATGAAAGCCGCACGCTTCATCGTGAGAGGCAAGGTGCAGGGCGTGTTCTACCGCGCTTCGGCGCGCGAGCGGGCCGTGGCGCTGAAGCTCACCGGCCATGCACGCAATCTGCCGGATGGCAGCGTCGAGGTGGTCGCGTACGGTGATGCCGCAGCGATCGACCAGCTCGAGGTCTGGCTGCGTGACGGACCGGAACACGCGCGCGTGGACGAGATGTATCGCGAGGACATCGGGGCGCACGATGCGCCCGTGGATTTCCTCATCCGGTAG
- a CDS encoding TlpA family protein disulfide reductase: protein MILRTLAVVALVLATPAMAATAAKPELKVTTLEGKPFDLSAQHGKWVIVNYWATWCVPCIKEMPDISAFVKSRKDVVAIGLAFEDTDAKEIKAFVDKHPVVYPIAQLDVTAPPKDFDPPKGLPTTYLIAPDGHVAQRFVGPVTGEKLSEAIAKGVMR from the coding sequence ATGATCCTGCGCACACTCGCCGTCGTCGCCCTGGTACTCGCCACGCCCGCGATGGCGGCCACCGCCGCCAAACCCGAGCTCAAGGTCACCACGCTGGAGGGCAAGCCGTTCGATCTTTCCGCTCAGCACGGCAAGTGGGTGATCGTGAATTACTGGGCCACCTGGTGCGTGCCGTGTATCAAGGAGATGCCCGACATTTCCGCGTTCGTGAAGAGCCGCAAGGACGTCGTGGCGATCGGTCTCGCCTTCGAGGACACCGACGCGAAGGAGATCAAGGCCTTCGTCGACAAGCATCCGGTGGTCTACCCCATCGCTCAGCTCGACGTCACGGCACCGCCGAAGGACTTCGACCCGCCCAAGGGTTTGCCCACCACCTACCTGATCGCGCCGGACGGCCACGTCGCCCAGCGCTTCGTCGGCCCGGTGACGGGCGAGAAACTGAGCGAGGCCATCGCCAAGGGGGTCATGAGATGA
- a CDS encoding RNA polymerase sigma factor: MEHEDAKHDDAEKAVNGSLALDSASLEDLREVPANMDAFLAGIERRAWRMAEIHLGNKDDAMDAVQDAMLRLVNHYAGKPAGEWTPLFWGILRRRIVDLQRRRKVRSIVVSWMGGGRDDEGDELPMWEPADDAPDPSARLQDTQAYGDIVTAVRKLPRRQREAFTLRIMEGLDVAETAAAMGCSDGSVKTHLSRAMHALRDQLEAWR; the protein is encoded by the coding sequence ATGGAGCACGAGGATGCGAAACACGACGATGCGGAGAAAGCCGTGAACGGCTCCCTCGCACTCGACAGCGCATCGCTCGAGGATCTGCGCGAGGTCCCGGCGAACATGGACGCCTTCCTGGCGGGTATCGAGCGACGCGCCTGGCGTATGGCCGAAATCCACCTGGGCAACAAGGACGACGCCATGGATGCCGTCCAGGACGCCATGCTGCGACTCGTCAACCATTACGCGGGTAAGCCCGCCGGTGAGTGGACGCCGCTGTTCTGGGGCATCCTGCGCCGACGCATCGTCGATCTGCAGCGGCGCCGCAAGGTCCGGTCCATCGTCGTCAGCTGGATGGGCGGCGGTCGCGACGACGAAGGCGACGAACTCCCGATGTGGGAGCCGGCGGACGACGCGCCGGATCCCTCGGCCCGGTTGCAGGACACGCAGGCCTACGGCGACATCGTGACGGCCGTGCGCAAGCTGCCCCGGCGCCAGCGCGAAGCGTTCACGCTGCGCATCATGGAAGGCCTGGATGTGGCCGAGACGGCCGCCGCGATGGGCTGCTCGGACGGCAGCGTGAAAACCCACCTTTCGCGCGCGATGCATGCGCTGCGCGATCAACTGGAGGCTTGGCGATGA
- a CDS encoding M4 family metallopeptidase gives MATHVRLKLLVASLGIAATSVASAATEQALRAQSLGAVPANQLATKLGLSADNGFVAQASLPTVKGTQTVRMQQTFKGVPVYGRSIAVEQDTQGNALVANGAVTSDLQVDIASVTPRLDGTRAVALLSKQAPSLAGVATVKPENVKADLYIYPGDGAPARLVYLTSFFSGGDHPTRPTALIDANTGEIIEQWEGLTYAEIDATGPGGNQKTGQYTWGAGGKPALRVTQSGTTCTAQNAYVKSYNMKKATSGTGTLWSFTCSAGSSGDAVNGAYGPINDAHHFGGVVHDMYTSYTGAAPLNQVLIMKVHYGSSYENAFWDGSSMTFGDGASTFYPLVALDVTSHEISHGYTEQHSNLAYSGQSGGMNEAYSDIAGEAAEYYDRGSDDFLVGADIVKTSAGIGNALRYMCTPSQDGGSIDNASDYYSGLDVHYSSGVYNKAFCLLAKTSGWDTVKAFKVFARANALYWTASSTFNSGACGVASAATDLGYSATDVATAFTGVGVSCSTGGGGGTGGTALQNGVAKTGLAGSSGTELSYTVVVAAGAKNLSIVTSGGTGDADLYVKFGSAPTTSSYNCRPYVSGNNETCTFATTQAGTYYVKVRGYSTFSGVSLKATWTP, from the coding sequence ATGGCAACTCATGTTCGCTTGAAACTCCTGGTCGCATCCCTCGGGATCGCCGCCACCTCGGTCGCATCGGCGGCTACCGAACAGGCACTGCGTGCGCAGAGCCTGGGTGCCGTACCGGCCAACCAGCTGGCGACAAAACTGGGACTTTCCGCCGACAACGGATTCGTCGCACAAGCCTCGCTGCCCACGGTGAAGGGCACGCAGACCGTCCGCATGCAGCAGACCTTCAAGGGCGTGCCGGTCTATGGCCGCAGCATCGCCGTCGAGCAGGACACGCAGGGGAATGCGCTGGTCGCCAATGGTGCGGTCACCTCCGACCTTCAGGTCGATATCGCCTCGGTCACCCCCAGGCTGGACGGCACGCGCGCCGTCGCCTTGCTCAGCAAGCAGGCGCCGTCGCTGGCCGGCGTCGCCACCGTCAAACCGGAGAACGTCAAGGCGGATCTGTACATCTATCCGGGTGACGGCGCTCCCGCGCGTCTGGTCTATCTCACCTCGTTCTTCTCCGGCGGTGACCATCCGACCCGCCCGACCGCCCTGATCGACGCCAACACCGGCGAGATCATCGAGCAGTGGGAAGGCCTGACCTACGCCGAGATCGATGCGACCGGTCCGGGCGGCAATCAGAAAACCGGGCAATACACCTGGGGTGCCGGCGGCAAGCCCGCGCTGCGCGTGACGCAGTCCGGCACGACCTGCACGGCGCAGAATGCCTACGTGAAGTCGTACAACATGAAGAAGGCGACGTCGGGAACCGGCACGCTGTGGAGCTTCACCTGTAGCGCCGGATCGAGCGGTGACGCCGTCAACGGCGCTTACGGCCCGATCAACGACGCCCACCACTTCGGTGGCGTGGTGCACGACATGTACACCTCGTACACCGGCGCGGCGCCGCTGAACCAGGTTCTGATCATGAAGGTGCACTACGGCAGCTCCTACGAGAACGCGTTCTGGGACGGCAGCTCGATGACCTTCGGCGACGGTGCCAGCACGTTCTACCCGCTGGTCGCCCTGGATGTGACCTCGCACGAGATCAGCCATGGCTACACCGAACAGCACTCCAACCTGGCCTATAGCGGACAGTCGGGTGGCATGAACGAGGCGTACTCGGACATCGCCGGTGAAGCGGCCGAATACTACGACCGCGGCAGCGACGACTTCCTCGTCGGTGCCGACATCGTCAAGACCAGCGCCGGTATCGGTAACGCGTTGCGCTACATGTGCACGCCGTCGCAGGACGGTGGCTCGATCGACAATGCGTCCGATTACTACAGCGGTCTCGACGTGCATTACTCGTCGGGTGTCTACAACAAGGCGTTCTGCCTGCTGGCCAAGACCAGTGGCTGGGACACGGTGAAGGCGTTCAAGGTGTTCGCCCGCGCCAATGCCCTGTACTGGACCGCCAGCTCCACGTTCAACTCCGGTGCCTGCGGTGTCGCCAGCGCGGCGACCGATCTCGGCTACTCCGCGACGGATGTCGCCACCGCCTTCACCGGCGTGGGTGTCAGCTGCTCGACCGGCGGCGGTGGCGGTACCGGTGGCACGGCGCTGCAGAACGGTGTGGCCAAGACCGGCCTTGCCGGCAGCTCGGGTACCGAACTCAGCTACACCGTCGTGGTGGCGGCTGGCGCGAAGAACCTCAGCATCGTGACCAGCGGTGGTACCGGTGATGCGGATCTCTACGTCAAGTTCGGTTCCGCACCGACCACCTCCAGCTACAACTGCCGTCCGTACGTTTCGGGCAACAACGAAACCTGCACCTTCGCCACCACCCAGGCGGGCACGTATTACGTGAAGGTCCGCGGTTACTCGACGTTCTCGGGCGTCTCGCTCAAGGCAACCTGGACGCCGTAA
- a CDS encoding copper chaperone PCu(A)C: MMLRSLAAALLVFATTAHAADTAPVVDASAAWIRVLPGSLPAGAYVTFENRSTTALKIVGAESADYAEAMIHRSSTEGGMGRMEMVDSVPLPANGKVEFNPGGYHVMLEKPKHPVKAGDTLTITFDLSDGKKLPVTFIARPANATGPKD, from the coding sequence ATGATGCTTCGCTCGCTCGCCGCCGCTCTGCTCGTTTTCGCCACGACGGCGCATGCCGCCGATACCGCGCCTGTCGTCGACGCCAGCGCCGCATGGATCCGCGTCCTCCCCGGCAGCCTGCCCGCCGGCGCGTACGTGACGTTCGAGAACCGGTCGACGACCGCACTGAAGATCGTCGGTGCGGAGAGCGCCGACTACGCCGAAGCCATGATCCACCGCAGCAGTACCGAAGGTGGCATGGGGCGCATGGAAATGGTGGACAGCGTACCCCTGCCCGCGAATGGCAAAGTCGAGTTCAACCCGGGCGGCTATCACGTGATGCTGGAGAAGCCGAAGCATCCGGTGAAGGCGGGCGATACGCTGACCATCACCTTCGATTTGTCCGACGGGAAGAAGCTGCCGGTGACGTTCATCGCGCGGCCGGCGAATGCCACGGGCCCGAAGGACTGA
- a CDS encoding DUF2069 domain-containing protein: MNETPQGTGGSAGHRTARMGGMNGLSASQKTGLTAWAALIVIQLLWYSLYPPVSIPTWVAFAITVPPLLLPLMSLPRVTRALLWVGILALFYFCHGVAETWSSANDRWLGILEIVVTLLLIGTLGAGVRRRR; this comes from the coding sequence ATGAACGAAACGCCACAGGGCACGGGCGGCTCAGCCGGGCATCGCACGGCGCGCATGGGCGGGATGAACGGCCTCAGCGCCAGCCAGAAGACCGGACTGACCGCCTGGGCGGCACTGATCGTCATTCAGCTGCTCTGGTACTCGCTGTACCCGCCGGTCTCGATACCGACGTGGGTGGCCTTCGCGATCACCGTTCCGCCGCTGCTGCTCCCGCTGATGTCCCTGCCCCGCGTCACCCGCGCGCTGCTCTGGGTGGGCATCCTGGCGCTGTTCTACTTCTGCCACGGCGTGGCGGAAACCTGGAGCTCCGCGAACGATCGCTGGCTCGGCATCCTAGAAATCGTCGTGACACTGCTGCTGATCGGCACCCTCGGCGCAGGTGTGCGCCGTCGCCGATAA
- the sufT gene encoding putative Fe-S cluster assembly protein SufT produces MSGFSLSSEPFTLERDCQAVMVPQGETVTLPAGQIGYITQALGGSFTVYVEGNLFRIAGDDADALGKEPPRPIELEDGATDDDVEKLVWQQLRTCFDPEIPINVVELGLVYDVSLESTEEGSRRVYVKMTLTAPGCGMGDILVDDVRTKVELIPTIIEADVDLVFDPPWNHSMMSDAAKLETGML; encoded by the coding sequence ATGAGCGGTTTCAGCCTCAGCAGCGAGCCCTTCACCCTCGAACGTGACTGCCAGGCAGTCATGGTGCCGCAGGGTGAGACGGTGACGCTTCCCGCCGGGCAGATCGGCTACATCACCCAGGCCCTCGGCGGCAGTTTCACCGTTTACGTGGAAGGCAACCTGTTCCGCATCGCCGGCGACGACGCCGACGCGCTGGGCAAGGAGCCGCCGCGCCCGATCGAACTCGAGGACGGCGCGACGGACGACGACGTGGAGAAGCTGGTCTGGCAGCAGCTGCGCACCTGCTTCGATCCCGAGATCCCCATCAACGTGGTGGAACTGGGTCTGGTCTATGACGTCAGCCTCGAATCCACCGAAGAGGGCTCGCGCCGCGTTTACGTGAAGATGACGCTGACCGCGCCGGGCTGCGGCATGGGCGACATCCTCGTCGACGATGTCCGCACCAAGGTCGAGCTCATTCCCACGATCATCGAGGCCGATGTCGACCTCGTATTCGACCCGCCCTGGAATCACTCCATGATGTCCGATGCGGCGAAGCTCGAAACCGGGATGCTCTGA
- a CDS encoding YihY family inner membrane protein: MPLRFDRDRALSFTRFTWLRFVDDKCFETAGALSYTTLVSLVPLTVAIFAILSAFPVFAEWRGSLANYAFQNFVPATGMKIQEYMLAFADKASQLTGISILVMLFSAVSMMISIEDRLNRIWRVRKPRGWTSRLLLYWAALTLGPILVVGGLALSSYITAFPLLHAAADQIASQFRLISLLPFVITFVTLVLMYTMVPNRRISWRHAAIGALLGAILFEFARWGFTQFIRNSPNYEEIYGALAAIPIFLLWIYLSWIIVILGASIAASISAFEYVVPTEALPEGAEFIGLLVVLQHFVEAQRRGDSVDPAIIRLREPYLPSSAIACYFEDLQRADMIQRGEAGGWLLSRSLDTTELLRVYRCTQYRLPLRPREQVERMGIYLPPDLLVLLDNLAAALDATLGARLDQLFPPTPAPVSIEDSPA, from the coding sequence ATGCCGCTGCGCTTCGACCGCGACCGCGCCCTGAGCTTCACCCGCTTCACCTGGCTGCGTTTCGTCGACGACAAATGCTTCGAGACCGCGGGCGCACTGTCTTACACGACGCTGGTCTCGCTGGTGCCGCTGACCGTTGCGATCTTCGCCATCCTTTCGGCCTTCCCCGTGTTCGCGGAATGGCGCGGCTCCCTGGCCAACTACGCATTCCAGAACTTCGTGCCGGCCACCGGCATGAAGATCCAGGAGTACATGCTGGCCTTTGCCGACAAGGCCAGCCAGCTGACCGGCATCTCCATCCTGGTCATGCTGTTCAGCGCGGTCTCGATGATGATCAGCATTGAGGATCGTCTCAACCGGATCTGGCGTGTGCGCAAGCCGCGCGGCTGGACCTCGCGGCTGCTGCTTTACTGGGCGGCCCTCACCCTCGGGCCGATCCTCGTCGTCGGCGGTCTGGCCCTGTCGTCCTATATCACCGCGTTTCCGCTGCTGCACGCGGCGGCCGATCAGATCGCCTCGCAGTTCCGGCTGATCAGCCTGCTGCCCTTCGTCATCACCTTCGTGACACTGGTGCTGATGTACACGATGGTGCCCAACCGCCGCATCTCGTGGCGGCATGCGGCCATCGGTGCGCTGCTGGGGGCGATCCTGTTCGAGTTCGCGCGCTGGGGTTTCACCCAGTTCATCCGCAACTCGCCCAACTACGAAGAGATCTACGGCGCGCTCGCCGCGATCCCGATCTTTCTGCTGTGGATCTACCTGTCGTGGATCATCGTGATCCTCGGCGCCTCCATCGCCGCGTCGATTTCCGCTTTCGAGTACGTCGTACCGACCGAAGCCTTGCCGGAAGGCGCGGAGTTCATCGGTCTGCTCGTCGTGCTGCAGCATTTCGTCGAGGCGCAGCGTCGCGGTGACAGCGTCGATCCGGCCATCATCCGCCTGCGCGAGCCGTATCTTCCATCCAGCGCGATCGCCTGCTATTTCGAAGACCTGCAGCGCGCCGACATGATTCAGCGTGGCGAGGCCGGTGGCTGGTTGCTCAGTCGCAGCCTCGATACGACCGAACTCCTGCGCGTGTACCGTTGCACGCAGTACCGTCTGCCGTTGCGTCCGCGCGAGCAGGTCGAGCGCATGGGCATCTACCTTCCGCCCGACCTGCTGGTGTTGCTGGACAACCTGGCGGCGGCGCTCGACGCCACGCTCGGTGCGCGTCTCGACCAGCTGTTCCCTCCGACACCCGCACCCGTTTCCATCGAGGATTCCCCCGCATGA
- a CDS encoding S8 family peptidase has protein sequence MPADRYIVHFSDRVSAATARHPRVSHARSTRIAQPVHVRTLAAGGEVFDLRGLDPAVLALMPGVIDIEEDRIVTPAGRLTTLWHRQWYMHDPRVGIDAEVAWRYTKGAGSVVAVLDTGIAPHPQLVGQLLPGYDFVSDAAAARDGDGRDANPADEGDWSDAGECGSSTASESSWHGTHVAGLVAARSPDGRGMLGVAPEAKVIPVRVMGKCGGRLSDVADAIVWASGGELPGVPAIARRADVINLSLRTPGACGTALATAIGQARSRGVAVVAAAGNDGIRASAVSPSNCAGVVSVNALARDGSMAWCSNHGDGVTLAAPGGSLTTFGADDILSTVDGGKRGSEGRPLLKYYAGTSMAAPQVSALVALMRSADPAIGVEAITRQLVDNARPLPGPCPKGCGAGLMDAGATVDAVVEDRGKP, from the coding sequence ATGCCCGCCGATCGATACATCGTGCACTTCAGCGACAGGGTGAGTGCGGCAACCGCAAGGCATCCACGTGTATCGCACGCGCGTTCCACGCGCATCGCCCAGCCCGTGCATGTGCGCACCCTTGCGGCGGGCGGCGAGGTCTTCGACCTGCGCGGCCTGGATCCGGCCGTACTCGCATTGATGCCGGGTGTCATCGATATCGAAGAAGACCGCATCGTCACGCCCGCAGGCCGCCTTACGACGTTATGGCATCGCCAGTGGTACATGCACGATCCTCGTGTCGGCATCGACGCGGAGGTGGCCTGGCGTTACACGAAAGGCGCCGGATCCGTGGTGGCCGTACTCGACACCGGCATCGCACCGCATCCGCAACTCGTCGGTCAGCTTTTGCCGGGCTACGACTTCGTCAGCGATGCCGCCGCGGCACGCGATGGTGACGGGCGCGATGCGAATCCCGCGGACGAAGGCGACTGGAGCGACGCGGGTGAGTGTGGATCGTCAACGGCGTCCGAATCATCGTGGCACGGCACGCATGTCGCCGGACTCGTGGCGGCGAGGTCACCCGATGGTCGCGGGATGCTGGGCGTCGCGCCCGAGGCCAAGGTGATCCCGGTGCGGGTGATGGGCAAGTGCGGAGGCCGTCTCTCGGATGTGGCGGATGCGATCGTCTGGGCGAGCGGTGGTGAACTGCCGGGTGTTCCCGCGATCGCCCGCCGCGCCGACGTCATCAACCTGAGCCTGAGGACGCCCGGTGCCTGCGGGACGGCGCTGGCGACGGCCATCGGACAGGCGCGCTCGCGTGGTGTCGCCGTCGTAGCGGCGGCAGGTAACGACGGCATCCGTGCCTCCGCGGTCTCTCCATCCAATTGCGCGGGCGTCGTGAGCGTGAATGCGCTGGCACGCGACGGATCGATGGCCTGGTGCTCGAACCACGGCGACGGCGTCACCCTGGCTGCGCCGGGTGGCTCGCTGACGACGTTCGGTGCCGACGACATCCTGTCGACCGTCGATGGCGGCAAGCGCGGCAGTGAGGGCAGGCCTCTTCTCAAGTACTACGCGGGCACATCCATGGCAGCGCCCCAGGTTTCCGCGCTGGTGGCGCTGATGCGATCGGCGGATCCGGCGATCGGCGTGGAAGCCATCACGCGTCAGCTCGTCGACAATGCGCGGCCTTTACCCGGTCCCTGCCCGAAAGGCTGTGGTGCGGGCCTGATGGATGCGGGCGCCACGGTGGACGCCGTCGTCGAAGATCGTGGCAAGCCCTGA
- a CDS encoding asparaginase domain-containing protein, which produces MQQLTIVTTGGTIDKVYFDDKSDYQIGSPQIGDILTQLGVAFRFDVIPILRKDSLHVTDEDRALMRSTIEAQPHRHVLVTHGTDTMVETARVLAGIPNKVIVLTGALNPARFQGSDAVFNIGCAVGAVQTLADGVYIAMNGRVWNPESVRKNRDANRFEAI; this is translated from the coding sequence ATGCAGCAGCTCACCATCGTCACCACCGGCGGCACGATCGACAAGGTCTACTTCGACGACAAGTCGGATTACCAGATCGGCTCCCCGCAAATCGGCGACATCCTGACCCAGCTCGGCGTCGCGTTCCGCTTCGATGTGATTCCGATCCTGCGCAAGGACAGCCTGCACGTGACGGACGAAGACCGTGCGCTCATGCGCAGCACCATCGAGGCCCAGCCGCATCGTCATGTGCTGGTGACCCACGGCACCGACACCATGGTGGAAACCGCGCGTGTACTGGCCGGCATCCCCAACAAGGTGATCGTGCTGACCGGCGCTCTGAACCCGGCTCGTTTTCAGGGGTCGGACGCCGTGTTCAACATCGGCTGCGCGGTCGGCGCGGTACAGACGCTGGCCGATGGCGTGTACATCGCCATGAACGGCCGCGTGTGGAATCCGGAAAGCGTCCGCAAGAACCGCGACGCGAACCGCTTCGAAGCCATCTGA
- the wrbA gene encoding NAD(P)H:quinone oxidoreductase, which produces MSHDVLVLYYSRTGHTAQLARLVARGIEEVPGMRARLRQVPPVAPVTETAMPPEPEEGAPYVSRTDLVECVGLAMGSPTRFGNMAAPLKHFLDTTGAEWASGALAGKPAALFTSTSTMHGGQESTLLTMALPLLHHGMVIVGLPYTEPALSSTTTGGTPYGASHVAGSRGDNAISEHERDLARALGKRLADIARRLGTPA; this is translated from the coding sequence ATGTCCCACGACGTTCTCGTACTCTACTACAGCCGCACTGGCCACACGGCCCAGCTCGCCCGACTCGTTGCCCGCGGCATCGAGGAAGTCCCCGGCATGCGCGCCCGGTTGCGCCAGGTACCTCCCGTGGCCCCGGTGACCGAAACCGCCATGCCGCCGGAACCCGAGGAAGGCGCGCCGTACGTCAGCCGGACGGACCTGGTCGAGTGCGTCGGTCTGGCCATGGGCAGCCCGACCCGCTTCGGCAACATGGCGGCCCCGCTCAAGCATTTCCTCGACACGACGGGCGCCGAATGGGCATCCGGCGCGTTGGCCGGTAAGCCCGCCGCGCTGTTCACCTCGACCAGCACCATGCACGGCGGGCAGGAATCGACCCTGCTGACCATGGCCCTGCCCCTGCTCCACCACGGCATGGTGATCGTCGGCCTGCCCTACACGGAGCCGGCGTTGTCCAGCACGACCACCGGTGGCACGCCGTACGGCGCCAGCCACGTCGCCGGCTCCCGTGGCGACAACGCGATCAGCGAGCACGAACGCGACCTTGCCCGCGCGCTGGGCAAGCGTCTGGCCGACATCGCGCGGCGGCTCGGCACCCCGGCATGA
- a CDS encoding DUF4279 domain-containing protein, which produces MARLPDLDLDLRRLTPTVRAAFRLTSERHTLDHLLREVGIEGAVTWQKGESIASTALQRRTNGWCFELPPQRTYMLDDALTQLLHALAPHRDQIVALSRALELDAHVALDTDIYEDRVPTGYLSPANVKAIATYGASLGTEIHLAEPNG; this is translated from the coding sequence ATGGCGCGATTACCGGATCTGGACCTTGACCTGCGTCGACTGACGCCGACGGTGCGCGCGGCGTTCCGTCTCACGTCGGAGCGGCACACGCTGGATCATCTGCTGAGAGAGGTCGGCATCGAGGGTGCCGTCACGTGGCAAAAGGGCGAAAGCATCGCCTCGACGGCGTTGCAGCGGCGGACCAACGGCTGGTGCTTCGAGCTACCGCCGCAACGCACCTACATGCTGGATGACGCGCTGACGCAGCTGTTGCACGCGCTTGCGCCGCATCGCGACCAGATCGTCGCGCTGTCCAGAGCACTCGAACTCGACGCACACGTCGCGCTCGACACCGACATCTACGAAGACCGTGTGCCGACCGGCTACCTGTCACCCGCCAACGTCAAAGCCATCGCGACATACGGTGCGTCGCTCGGCACGGAAATTCATCTCGCCGAGCCGAACGGCTGA
- a CDS encoding acyl-CoA dehydrogenase family protein: MAFVQHAPQLAHPFQHDRVLQAWLAQRLPAERAAAVRPDLDALGDYAVMAWERRNRTPRTEPVLTSWDAWGNRVDRIALTPAWEEGPAITTRHAVLASGHEASPWARVEEFFRVYIYHVSSEFYCCPLAMTDGAATAIRASGNAALIKRALPHFLSHDPASFWLSGQWMTETPGGSDVGRTETVARQDANGQWRLYGRKWFSSAVVGEAALALARPEGAGQGTAALGLFYVETKDDHGAWREITIDRLKKKLGTHELPTAEIHLNGLPAIPVGPVDHGVRQIAPMLNVTRTWNAVCAVASMSRAISLARDYATRRYAFGARLIDHPLHARTLADMQAEYEAAFALTFHVAELLGHVEHGQAGPLDAPLLRLLTPLAKLWTAKVSIRVVSEALECFGGAGYIEDTGLPQLLRDAQVYAIWEGTTNVLSLDMLRALGSVGVAPIRGAVAALADEGSPERRAIDRTLDATEALLGDVAADRASLEASARGIAFTLARCMAAALLARAARAGDSAGDARPAAALRRFVARGLDRLALPDNEGDSLLAGSM, encoded by the coding sequence ATGGCATTCGTGCAGCACGCGCCGCAGCTGGCGCACCCGTTTCAGCATGATCGCGTGCTCCAGGCATGGCTCGCGCAACGGCTTCCCGCGGAGCGAGCCGCGGCCGTGCGCCCGGACCTCGATGCCCTCGGCGACTACGCCGTCATGGCCTGGGAACGGCGTAACCGCACCCCGCGCACCGAACCGGTGCTCACCTCGTGGGATGCGTGGGGTAACCGCGTCGACCGGATCGCCCTGACGCCGGCGTGGGAAGAAGGCCCGGCCATCACCACACGCCACGCGGTGCTCGCTTCAGGTCACGAAGCCTCGCCCTGGGCGCGCGTCGAGGAGTTCTTCCGGGTTTACATCTACCACGTGTCGAGCGAGTTCTATTGCTGCCCGCTGGCGATGACCGACGGCGCCGCCACGGCGATCCGCGCCTCCGGCAACGCGGCGCTGATCAAGCGGGCACTGCCGCACTTCCTCAGCCACGACCCGGCCTCGTTCTGGCTCTCCGGCCAGTGGATGACCGAGACGCCCGGCGGCTCGGACGTCGGCCGTACCGAGACGGTCGCCCGGCAGGACGCGAACGGTCAGTGGCGGCTTTACGGCCGCAAGTGGTTCAGCTCCGCCGTCGTCGGCGAGGCCGCGCTCGCCCTTGCGCGCCCCGAAGGCGCTGGGCAGGGCACCGCCGCGCTGGGGCTCTTCTACGTGGAAACGAAGGACGACCACGGTGCGTGGCGTGAGATCACCATCGACCGGCTCAAGAAGAAACTCGGCACCCATGAACTGCCCACCGCCGAGATCCATCTGAACGGTCTGCCGGCCATCCCGGTCGGCCCCGTCGACCACGGTGTGCGCCAGATCGCACCCATGCTCAACGTCACCCGTACCTGGAACGCCGTCTGCGCGGTCGCGAGCATGTCCCGCGCGATCTCCCTGGCGCGAGACTACGCGACACGCCGATACGCTTTCGGTGCGCGTCTCATCGACCACCCGTTGCACGCGCGCACGCTGGCCGACATGCAGGCCGAATACGAGGCCGCCTTCGCCCTGACCTTCCACGTGGCCGAATTGCTCGGGCACGTCGAGCATGGCCAGGCCGGCCCCCTGGACGCTCCCCTGCTCCGGCTGCTGACGCCACTGGCCAAACTCTGGACGGCCAAGGTGTCCATCCGCGTCGTTTCCGAAGCGCTCGAGTGTTTCGGCGGCGCGGGCTACATCGAAGACACCGGCCTGCCGCAGCTCCTGCGCGACGCGCAGGTCTACGCGATCTGGGAAGGCACCACCAACGTGCTGTCGCTCGACATGCTGCGCGCGCTGGGCAGCGTCGGCGTCGCCCCGATCCGCGGCGCGGTCGCCGCGCTGGCCGACGAAGGGAGCCCCGAACGGCGCGCCATCGACAGGACGCTCGATGCGACCGAAGCCCTTCTGGGCGACGTGGCGGCCGACCGGGCGTCCCTCGAGGCGTCGGCGCGAGGCATCGCCTTCACCCTCGCGCGCTGCATGGCGGCGGCCCTGCTCGCCCGTGCCGCACGGGCAGGCGATTCGGCCGGCGACGCCCGCCCGGCAGCCGCTCTCCGCCGGTTCGTCGCCCGCGGCCTCGATCGTCTGGCTCTTCCCGACAACGAGGGCGACAGCCTGCTCGCCGGCAGCATGTAA